The following proteins come from a genomic window of Sphingosinicella flava:
- a CDS encoding queuosine precursor transporter, whose protein sequence is MTTATTSGQSGISRSLFILSIFYGGMTCIAGVLGNKLVALGPLAVEAGIFAFLLLVVTSSAIAETKGRETANKLVLYGFIPLITSMILIRLVLALPPAAFWEEERRVAFDLILNQSARLMLGGMIAYGTSQILNVFIFTKMKRAEGGLLWLRGLVAGVLSQAVDTVIFIFIAFYGVAPVELILPGQLLAKVVLSAILVPPLIYAFVALVKRLDK, encoded by the coding sequence ATGACCACTGCCACCACGTCCGGCCAATCCGGCATCTCCCGCTCCCTCTTCATCCTCTCCATCTTTTACGGGGGCATGACCTGCATCGCGGGCGTTCTCGGCAACAAGCTGGTCGCCCTGGGGCCGCTCGCGGTGGAAGCGGGCATCTTCGCCTTCCTGCTCCTCGTCGTAACGTCGAGCGCGATCGCCGAGACCAAGGGGCGGGAGACGGCGAACAAGCTCGTCCTCTACGGCTTCATTCCGCTCATCACGTCGATGATCCTCATTCGCCTCGTCCTCGCGCTGCCGCCCGCCGCTTTCTGGGAGGAAGAGCGCCGGGTCGCCTTCGACCTCATCCTCAACCAGTCGGCGCGGCTGATGCTCGGCGGCATGATCGCCTACGGCACCTCGCAGATCCTGAACGTCTTCATCTTTACCAAGATGAAGCGCGCCGAAGGCGGCCTCCTCTGGCTGCGCGGCCTCGTCGCGGGCGTGCTGAGCCAGGCGGTCGACACCGTGATCTTCATCTTCATCGCCTTTTACGGCGTCGCGCCGGTCGAACTGATCCTGCCGGGCCAATTGCTCGCCAAGGTCGTCCTCTCGGCGATCCTCGTGCCCCCGCTCATCTACGCCTTCGTCGCGCTCGTGAAGCGGTTGGACAAATAG
- a CDS encoding NupC/NupG family nucleoside CNT transporter, with translation MTRILTGLAGMALILLIAFALSSNRRGIRLRVVGAAFALQAGIAVLVLYAPWGRQALAFASGGVSNLLGYANAGTAFLFGGLASDPLGQNFAIQALPVIIFFAALISILYYLGVMQFVIRWIGGGLEKVTGVSKVESLCAAANIFVGQSESPLVIRPYLSTLTPSQLFTVMTVGMAGVAGTILAAYAAMGIRIDYLLAASFMAAPGGILMAKIMMPDAPERGDELPLGDDPEAETIALAEATHDEEKPANIIMAASQGAQTGVKLAVAVGAMVLAFVALVALANGLLSGVGGWFGIEGLTFQRIVGYVFQPVMYLIGVPWEEAGRAGGLFGEKVVLNEFVAFISLGAQQGTLSPATVAIVTFALCGFANFSSIAIQMAVTGSLAPNQRPVIARLGVKALIAGSLANLMSAALAGMMIGAA, from the coding sequence ATGACCAGGATTTTGACCGGCCTTGCCGGCATGGCGCTCATTCTTTTGATCGCGTTCGCGCTCTCCTCCAACCGCCGGGGAATCCGCCTGCGCGTGGTGGGCGCGGCCTTTGCGCTGCAAGCGGGGATCGCGGTGCTGGTGCTCTACGCGCCGTGGGGGCGGCAGGCCCTGGCCTTCGCGTCGGGCGGCGTGTCCAACCTCCTCGGCTATGCCAATGCGGGGACGGCCTTTCTGTTCGGGGGCCTCGCGAGCGATCCGCTGGGGCAGAATTTCGCGATCCAGGCGCTGCCGGTCATCATCTTCTTCGCCGCGCTCATCTCGATCCTCTATTATCTCGGCGTCATGCAGTTCGTGATCCGCTGGATCGGCGGAGGCCTCGAGAAAGTGACCGGCGTGTCGAAGGTGGAATCGCTCTGCGCGGCGGCCAACATCTTCGTCGGGCAGAGCGAATCGCCGCTCGTCATCCGGCCCTATCTTTCGACCCTCACCCCGTCGCAGCTCTTCACCGTGATGACGGTCGGCATGGCGGGCGTGGCGGGCACGATCCTTGCCGCCTACGCCGCGATGGGCATCCGCATCGACTATCTGCTCGCCGCTTCCTTCATGGCGGCGCCGGGCGGCATTCTGATGGCCAAGATCATGATGCCGGACGCGCCGGAGCGTGGGGACGAATTGCCGCTGGGCGACGATCCGGAAGCGGAGACGATCGCGCTCGCCGAAGCGACGCATGACGAGGAAAAGCCCGCCAACATCATCATGGCCGCGAGCCAGGGCGCGCAGACGGGCGTCAAGCTCGCCGTCGCGGTGGGCGCGATGGTGCTCGCCTTCGTGGCGCTCGTCGCGCTCGCCAACGGCCTGCTGTCGGGCGTCGGCGGCTGGTTTGGCATCGAGGGCCTGACCTTCCAGCGCATCGTCGGATACGTCTTCCAGCCGGTCATGTATCTGATCGGCGTGCCGTGGGAGGAAGCCGGGCGCGCGGGCGGGCTGTTCGGCGAAAAGGTCGTGCTCAACGAATTCGTCGCCTTCATCAGCCTCGGCGCGCAGCAGGGCACCTTGTCCCCCGCGACCGTCGCCATCGTCACCTTCGCGCTGTGCGGCTTCGCCAATTTCAGCTCGATCGCGATCCAGATGGCGGTGACGGGCAGCCTTGCCCCGAACCAGCGGCCGGTGATCGCCCGGCTGGGTGTGAAGGCGTTGATCGCGGGCAGCCTCGCCAATTTGATGAGCGCGGCGCTCGCCGGAATGATGATCGGCGCGGCCTGA
- the rpmF gene encoding 50S ribosomal protein L32, with amino-acid sequence MAVPKRKTSPSKRNMRRSHDALRVEAFQECPNCGELYRPHNLCTACGHYNGREVLPVEA; translated from the coding sequence ATGGCCGTCCCTAAGAGAAAAACTTCGCCTTCGAAGCGCAACATGCGCCGCAGCCACGACGCGCTGCGCGTCGAAGCGTTCCAGGAATGCCCGAATTGCGGCGAGCTTTACCGTCCGCACAATCTGTGCACGGCCTGCGGCCATTATAACGGACGCGAAGTCCTTCCTGTCGAAGCCTAA
- a CDS encoding amidohydrolase family protein, which translates to MLKRAAALSLFLLSTTAMAADDKPKWDVMKPPLKTRAVKVDTTEGTWMNVDVSPDGRTIAFDLLGDIYTMPVTGGKATRIAEGIAFEVQPRFSPDGKQIAFTSDRGGGDNIWIMNADGSGKRALTSEKFTLLNNPSWSPDGKYIAARKHFTTQRSAGTGEVWLYHVGGGEGVALVERPNPQFQKELGEPTFAPKGDVIYFTRNVTPGNVFEYAQNSNGDLFNIERYELKTGERSTAASGFGGSVRPAPSPDGRYLAFVRRERAKSKLYVKDLKSGEERKIYDALDQDMQETWGVMGLYPNMDWTPDSRSIVFWAGGKIRRVDADGSNAAEIPFQVSDTRDVVDPVRPVVDVAPDSFTTKMPRFASVSPDGSKVVFESLGRLYVKDMAGGAPRLLTGADGDFQLFPAWSRDGGRIAFVSWNDGRLGEIRTVAADGSDMRTVTDTPGHYRRPAFSPDGRTIVFERTGSGGLTAESWSEDNGIFKVAASGGAPVLVTRDGGNPHFGASSDRLFLERRGDQKLRLVSVDMNGKDERVHAQGAMATGYEVAPTGDAIAFRENYSVFVTPFWGGAKTIDVGAKGTQLPVTKASGDGGQYLRWANGRSLTWSLGPTLYTADAGALIGTGGDAPKYAAPKTGVSLALPARADKPQGLVALTGAKIVTMADAAGGIVEDGVILIDGNRIKAVGPRGSVAIPDGAKVVDVAGKTIIPGLIDAHAHGPQGEDDLIPQQNWEEMAHLAFGVTTIHDPSSTASEIFPAGEMQRAGLILAPRIFSSGEIVYGAKLPGRYAVIDSYDDALAHVRRLKAEGAHSIKNYNQPRRDQRQQVVAAAQKEGIAVVPEGGSLFNMDMALIADGNTTLEHNIPQSMLYKDVLEFYGATKVAYTPTLGVTYGGPGAEPYWIARDEVWKHPLLTAHAPASQLQPELVRVTKAPEEDYADKVSAATAKLLAEHGVTVSAGGHGQQQGLALHWDMWSFGRGGWAPIDALKTATINPARALGFKDIGSLEPGKLADLVVLDADPTADIRNTDKIAKVMLNGRLYDAMTLNEEVTGERKRQPYYWEK; encoded by the coding sequence ATGCTGAAGCGCGCCGCGGCTTTGTCGCTCTTTCTCCTGTCCACAACCGCGATGGCGGCCGACGACAAGCCGAAATGGGACGTGATGAAGCCGCCGCTCAAGACGCGGGCCGTGAAGGTCGACACGACCGAAGGCACGTGGATGAACGTCGACGTCAGCCCCGACGGCAGGACCATCGCCTTCGACTTGCTGGGCGACATCTACACCATGCCGGTGACGGGCGGGAAGGCGACGCGGATCGCGGAAGGCATCGCGTTCGAGGTGCAGCCGCGCTTTTCGCCCGACGGCAAGCAGATCGCCTTCACCTCCGACCGGGGCGGCGGCGACAATATCTGGATCATGAACGCGGACGGATCGGGCAAGCGGGCGCTGACGTCCGAGAAATTCACCCTGCTCAACAATCCGAGCTGGAGCCCGGACGGCAAATATATCGCCGCGAGGAAGCACTTCACGACGCAGCGTTCGGCCGGCACCGGCGAGGTCTGGCTCTATCATGTCGGCGGCGGCGAAGGCGTCGCGCTGGTCGAGCGGCCCAACCCGCAATTCCAGAAGGAATTGGGCGAGCCGACCTTCGCGCCGAAGGGCGACGTCATCTATTTCACCCGCAACGTGACGCCGGGGAACGTTTTCGAATATGCGCAAAATTCGAACGGCGACCTGTTCAACATCGAGCGTTACGAGCTCAAGACGGGCGAGCGGTCGACGGCGGCTTCCGGCTTCGGCGGATCGGTGCGCCCCGCCCCGTCGCCCGACGGCCGCTACCTCGCCTTCGTGCGGCGGGAGCGCGCCAAATCGAAGCTGTACGTCAAGGATCTGAAATCGGGCGAGGAGCGCAAGATCTACGACGCGCTCGACCAGGACATGCAGGAAACCTGGGGCGTCATGGGCCTGTATCCCAACATGGACTGGACGCCGGACAGCCGCTCCATCGTCTTTTGGGCGGGCGGCAAGATCCGCCGCGTCGACGCCGACGGATCGAACGCCGCCGAAATCCCGTTCCAGGTGAGCGACACGCGCGACGTGGTCGATCCGGTGCGGCCGGTGGTGGACGTGGCGCCGGACAGCTTCACGACGAAGATGCCGCGCTTCGCGTCGGTGTCGCCGGACGGATCGAAGGTGGTCTTCGAAAGCCTGGGGCGCCTTTACGTCAAGGATATGGCGGGTGGCGCGCCGCGCCTGCTGACTGGCGCGGACGGCGACTTCCAGCTGTTCCCGGCCTGGTCGCGCGACGGCGGGCGCATCGCCTTCGTCAGCTGGAACGACGGGAGGCTCGGCGAAATCCGCACGGTGGCGGCGGACGGATCGGACATGCGGACGGTGACCGACACGCCGGGCCATTACCGCCGCCCGGCTTTCTCGCCCGACGGCCGGACCATCGTGTTCGAGCGTACCGGCTCGGGCGGGCTGACCGCCGAAAGCTGGTCCGAAGACAACGGCATCTTCAAGGTCGCGGCATCGGGCGGCGCGCCGGTGCTGGTGACCCGCGACGGCGGCAATCCGCATTTCGGCGCATCAAGCGACCGCCTGTTCCTCGAACGGCGCGGCGACCAGAAACTGCGGCTCGTCAGCGTCGACATGAACGGCAAGGACGAGCGGGTCCACGCGCAGGGCGCCATGGCGACCGGCTATGAAGTCGCGCCGACCGGCGACGCCATCGCCTTCCGCGAGAATTACAGCGTGTTCGTGACGCCGTTCTGGGGCGGCGCGAAGACGATCGACGTCGGCGCCAAGGGCACGCAATTGCCCGTCACCAAGGCGAGCGGCGACGGCGGCCAGTATCTGCGCTGGGCGAACGGCCGCTCCCTCACCTGGAGCCTGGGGCCGACGCTCTACACAGCGGATGCGGGCGCGCTGATCGGCACCGGCGGCGACGCGCCCAAATATGCGGCGCCCAAGACGGGCGTGTCGCTCGCCCTGCCGGCGCGGGCGGACAAGCCGCAGGGGCTGGTCGCGCTGACCGGCGCGAAGATCGTCACCATGGCGGATGCGGCCGGCGGCATCGTCGAGGACGGCGTGATCCTGATCGACGGCAACAGGATCAAGGCGGTCGGGCCGCGCGGATCGGTCGCTATTCCGGACGGCGCCAAAGTTGTGGACGTCGCGGGCAAGACGATCATCCCCGGCCTGATCGACGCCCATGCCCACGGGCCGCAGGGCGAGGACGATTTGATCCCGCAGCAGAATTGGGAGGAGATGGCGCACCTCGCCTTCGGCGTCACCACCATCCACGATCCGTCGAGCACGGCGAGCGAGATTTTCCCGGCGGGCGAGATGCAACGGGCGGGGCTGATCCTCGCGCCGCGCATCTTTTCGTCCGGCGAGATCGTCTACGGCGCGAAGCTGCCGGGGCGCTACGCCGTCATCGACAGCTACGACGATGCGCTCGCCCACGTCCGCCGCCTGAAAGCCGAAGGCGCGCACAGCATCAAGAATTACAACCAGCCGCGCCGCGACCAGCGCCAGCAGGTCGTCGCCGCCGCGCAGAAAGAAGGCATCGCCGTGGTGCCGGAGGGCGGCTCGCTGTTCAACATGGACATGGCGCTGATCGCGGACGGCAACACGACGCTGGAGCACAACATTCCGCAATCGATGCTCTACAAGGACGTGCTGGAATTTTACGGCGCGACCAAGGTCGCCTACACGCCGACGCTCGGCGTCACCTATGGCGGGCCCGGCGCGGAGCCTTATTGGATCGCGCGTGACGAGGTGTGGAAGCATCCCCTGCTCACCGCCCACGCGCCCGCCAGCCAGCTCCAGCCCGAGCTCGTCCGGGTGACGAAGGCGCCGGAAGAGGATTATGCCGACAAGGTGAGCGCGGCGACCGCGAAGCTGCTTGCCGAACATGGCGTGACGGTGAGCGCCGGAGGGCACGGCCAGCAGCAGGGCCTCGCCCTCCATTGGGACATGTGGTCGTTCGGCCGCGGCGGATGGGCGCCGATCGACGCGCTGAAGACCGCGACGATCAACCCGGCGCGGGCGCTCGGCTTCAAGGATATCGGATCGCTGGAGCCCGGCAAGCTCGCCGATCTCGTGGTCCTCGACGCCGATCCGACGGCGGACATCCGCAACACCGACAAGATCGCTAAGGTGATGCTGAACGGCCGCCTGTACGACGCGATGACGCTGAACGAGGAAGTGACGGGCGAGCGGAAGCGCCAGCCTTATTATTGGGAGAAGTGA
- a CDS encoding LOG family protein yields the protein MKRLAVYCGSSMGADPRFADLARELGTEMARRGIGLVYGGGRLGLMGVVADAVVAAGGEAHGVIPQALIDLEVAHKGLTELHVVGSMHERKAKMTELTDAFVALPGGIGTFDELFEAWTWNALGYHAKPFALLNVVGFWDGMIGFLDGVTAQGFMSPARRGQLLVAETIGDAISKLDAAIDAAEAKMVW from the coding sequence ATGAAGCGCCTCGCCGTCTATTGCGGGTCGAGCATGGGCGCGGACCCGCGCTTCGCCGATCTCGCGCGGGAGCTCGGCACCGAGATGGCGCGGCGCGGCATCGGCCTCGTCTATGGCGGCGGGCGGCTGGGTCTGATGGGCGTGGTGGCGGACGCGGTGGTCGCGGCGGGCGGCGAGGCGCATGGCGTCATTCCGCAGGCGCTGATCGACCTGGAGGTCGCGCATAAAGGCCTTACCGAATTGCACGTCGTCGGGTCGATGCACGAGCGCAAGGCGAAGATGACGGAACTCACCGACGCCTTCGTGGCGCTGCCCGGCGGCATCGGCACGTTCGACGAATTGTTCGAGGCCTGGACGTGGAATGCCTTGGGCTATCATGCCAAGCCGTTCGCGCTCCTGAACGTCGTGGGCTTCTGGGACGGCATGATCGGCTTTCTCGATGGTGTGACGGCACAAGGCTTCATGTCGCCGGCGCGGCGGGGGCAGCTGCTGGTCGCCGAGACGATCGGCGACGCGATATCGAAACTGGACGCGGCCATTGACGCGGCCGAAGCGAAAATGGTGTGGTGA
- a CDS encoding adenosine kinase → MFETKLDVLAIGDAVVDVIANAEDDFLEREGLVKGSMCVLTPEEAERLYAHMGPARETSGGSAANTMAGIAAMGGRAGFVGLVAKDQLGDVFRHDIRAQGVEFATPACADGVPTGRCLILVTPDAQRTMNTFPGAAHCLTHDVLDHDQIRSAAILYLEAYLWRAEGPRAAMKRAMQVARDAGRKVAFTLSDIALIALHRAEFREIIDGGMIDMLFANEEELKALAALPGLDAAIAAIAPKVACLVVTCGAKGARAVAGGESVSVPAVWIDKVVDTTGAGDLFAAGFLIGQARGRSLEDSLKIGALAASEVISHYGARPEADLQELIASI, encoded by the coding sequence GTGTTTGAAACCAAACTGGACGTGCTGGCGATCGGCGACGCCGTGGTGGACGTCATCGCCAATGCCGAGGATGATTTTCTTGAGCGGGAAGGCCTGGTCAAGGGATCGATGTGCGTCCTGACGCCCGAGGAAGCCGAGCGGCTCTATGCCCATATGGGCCCGGCGCGCGAGACGAGCGGCGGATCGGCGGCGAACACGATGGCGGGGATCGCCGCCATGGGCGGACGCGCCGGGTTCGTCGGGCTGGTGGCGAAGGATCAATTGGGCGACGTCTTTAGGCACGACATTCGCGCCCAGGGCGTGGAATTCGCGACTCCGGCGTGCGCCGACGGCGTGCCGACCGGGCGCTGCCTGATCCTCGTCACGCCCGATGCGCAGCGGACGATGAACACCTTCCCTGGCGCCGCCCACTGCCTGACCCACGACGTGCTGGATCACGACCAGATCCGGTCGGCGGCGATCCTCTATCTCGAAGCCTATTTGTGGCGCGCCGAGGGGCCGCGCGCGGCGATGAAGCGGGCGATGCAGGTGGCGAGAGACGCGGGCCGGAAAGTCGCCTTCACTTTGTCCGACATCGCACTCATCGCTCTCCACCGCGCAGAGTTTCGGGAGATTATCGACGGCGGCATGATCGACATGCTGTTCGCGAATGAGGAGGAATTGAAGGCTTTGGCCGCCCTTCCCGGTCTCGACGCCGCCATCGCCGCCATCGCGCCGAAGGTCGCCTGCCTCGTCGTCACCTGCGGCGCGAAGGGCGCGCGGGCGGTGGCGGGCGGCGAGAGTGTTTCGGTTCCTGCCGTGTGGATCGACAAAGTGGTCGACACGACCGGCGCGGGCGACCTGTTCGCCGCCGGGTTCCTGATCGGCCAGGCGCGCGGGCGGTCGCTGGAAGACAGCCTGAAGATCGGCGCGCTCGCCGCGTCGGAAGTCATTTCCCATTATGGCGCGCGTCCCGAAGCGGACCTTCAAGAATTGATCGCCAGCATATGA
- a CDS encoding MAPEG family protein: protein MILPITLTIAGAAALLNFWLSWRVGQMRRHHKVLIGDGGAQALTARMRAQANFVEYAPFYLILLGLVEMGAGSATWLWIVSILFILGRILHAFGMDKGTLNRLRIGGMILTMLPLLALAIYAITLAYAQPVGGEMRLVPSGDQALPSSAGGTKLN from the coding sequence ATGATCCTGCCGATCACACTCACTATCGCGGGCGCCGCGGCCCTCCTCAATTTCTGGCTGTCGTGGCGCGTCGGCCAGATGCGGCGGCACCACAAGGTGCTGATCGGCGACGGCGGCGCCCAGGCGCTCACCGCCCGCATGCGCGCGCAGGCCAATTTCGTCGAATATGCGCCTTTCTACCTCATCCTCCTCGGCCTCGTGGAAATGGGCGCGGGATCGGCGACCTGGCTCTGGATCGTCTCCATTCTCTTCATCCTCGGCCGCATCCTCCACGCCTTCGGCATGGACAAAGGCACGCTCAACCGGCTGCGCATCGGGGGCATGATCCTCACCATGCTGCCGCTCCTCGCGCTCGCCATCTACGCCATCACCCTGGCTTATGCGCAGCCTGTGGGCGGCGAAATGCGGCTGGTGCCGAGTGGCGATCAGGCCCTGCCGTCGAGCGCGGGCGGCACGAAGCTCAACTGA
- a CDS encoding PilZ domain-containing protein, which translates to MKARERQGGIAVLTLRNAEDRAYRAAIVSGACLDDARAVERRCDIVSRATLLFRGQKIPAEVHNISSRGTMITCPIIPRLGETVIVQFDRCTPIHAFVRWIKDGQIGLRFGHEIILA; encoded by the coding sequence ATGAAGGCACGCGAACGACAAGGGGGGATTGCCGTGTTGACCCTGCGCAATGCCGAAGACCGCGCCTATCGTGCCGCCATCGTCAGCGGCGCATGCCTGGACGATGCCCGCGCCGTGGAGCGGCGCTGCGATATCGTCAGCCGCGCCACATTGCTGTTTCGCGGCCAGAAGATACCGGCGGAGGTGCACAACATCTCTTCGCGCGGCACGATGATCACCTGCCCGATCATTCCGCGCCTGGGCGAGACCGTGATCGTCCAGTTCGACCGCTGCACGCCGATCCATGCCTTCGTCCGCTGGATAAAGGACGGGCAAATCGGCCTGCGCTTCGGGCACGAGATCATTCTCGCCTGA
- a CDS encoding cation transporter — protein MSLRIPPEIEPDLRRAIRLEWWTLAWLASIVAVMGLTAGASQAMRTAWIEDMLSMVPAIVFLVAVRIEHRPPTRLFPFGFQRANSIAFLISAVALAAVGAMLLFESGMTLLKAEHATIPPVTLFGATFWSGWLMVAALLYSVVPPVILGHMKLPVARRLQDKVLHTDSLMQKADWMTGVAGVGGVVGLGLGLWWADAAAAMLIALSILRDGVNALRIATAELADGAPRALDSDELAEDAQALIGLLRRHYPDADIRLRETGRFIHAQVVCAAADAPLDLKGAWPAEPERGWRLAQLSFVPPALDGRA, from the coding sequence ATGAGCCTGCGCATTCCGCCGGAAATCGAGCCCGACCTGCGCCGCGCCATCCGCCTCGAATGGTGGACGCTCGCCTGGCTCGCCTCGATCGTCGCCGTCATGGGCCTCACCGCCGGGGCGAGCCAGGCGATGCGCACCGCCTGGATCGAGGACATGCTGAGCATGGTCCCCGCCATCGTCTTCCTGGTCGCGGTCCGGATCGAACATCGCCCGCCGACCCGGCTCTTCCCCTTCGGTTTTCAGCGCGCCAACAGCATCGCCTTCCTCATTTCCGCCGTCGCCCTCGCCGCGGTCGGCGCCATGCTCCTCTTCGAATCGGGGATGACCCTGCTCAAGGCGGAACATGCGACCATCCCGCCGGTCACGCTGTTCGGCGCGACCTTCTGGTCGGGCTGGCTGATGGTCGCGGCGCTCCTCTATTCGGTCGTGCCGCCGGTCATCCTCGGCCACATGAAGCTGCCCGTCGCCCGGCGCTTGCAGGACAAGGTGCTGCATACCGATTCGCTGATGCAGAAGGCGGATTGGATGACGGGGGTCGCGGGCGTCGGCGGCGTGGTCGGCCTGGGGCTGGGCCTGTGGTGGGCGGACGCGGCGGCGGCGATGCTCATCGCGTTGAGCATCCTGCGCGACGGCGTGAACGCGCTCCGCATCGCCACCGCCGAACTCGCCGACGGCGCCCCGCGCGCGCTCGACAGCGATGAGCTGGCGGAAGATGCGCAGGCGCTGATCGGCTTGCTGAGGCGCCATTATCCGGATGCGGATATCCGCCTGCGCGAAACCGGCCGCTTCATCCATGCGCAAGTGGTCTGCGCGGCGGCGGACGCGCCGCTCGACCTGAAGGGCGCCTGGCCCGCCGAGCCGGAGCGCGGCTGGCGCCTCGCTCAGTTGAGCTTCGTGCCGCCCGCGCTCGACGGCAGGGCCTGA
- a CDS encoding AMP nucleosidase, whose protein sequence is MTRIDDIPGLIDDLCTIADRSTACLRTALARYLKTGEKPDPAERAKGLFAYPELRIDHRQERAAPFPPRAFGRLNQPGRYAISVARPHLYRAYLEEQLGYLVADYQVEISVGPSPSEIPYPYVLDGSDDLRLDSVHTAELGRWFPTTELSHIGDEIADGIWIQAPDAPRPLSLFDGPRVDFSLARLRHYTGTPAEHTQRYILFTNYVRYVDEFVRWAVEELGREGSPYSALSAPGGVYVTKDTPDAEALVANGNWRKHQMPAYHLIAKEGLGVTLVNIGVGPSNAKTICDHLAVLRPEAWLMIGHCGGLRPSQTIGDYVLAHAYLRDDHVLDDVLPVEVPIPAIAEVQQAMFNAALRVTGEDAADLKRRLRTGTVVTTDDRNWELRFAQSSLRFNQSRAVAIDMESATVAAQGYRFRVPYGTLLCVSDKPLHGEIKLPGQANSFYERAISQHLRIGIETLSILREEGDTLHSRKLRSFDEPPFR, encoded by the coding sequence GTGACGCGCATCGACGACATTCCCGGATTAATCGACGACCTTTGCACCATCGCGGACCGGTCCACCGCCTGCCTCCGCACCGCGCTTGCCCGCTATCTTAAGACCGGCGAGAAACCCGATCCGGCGGAACGTGCCAAGGGCTTGTTCGCTTATCCCGAACTGCGCATCGATCACCGGCAGGAACGCGCCGCGCCCTTCCCGCCCCGCGCCTTCGGGCGGTTGAACCAGCCCGGCCGCTACGCGATCAGCGTCGCGCGGCCGCACCTTTACCGCGCCTATCTGGAAGAACAGCTCGGCTATCTCGTCGCCGATTATCAGGTCGAGATTTCGGTGGGGCCGTCCCCGAGCGAAATTCCCTATCCTTACGTGCTGGACGGGTCGGACGATCTGCGCCTCGACAGCGTGCACACGGCCGAGCTCGGCCGCTGGTTCCCGACCACCGAGCTTTCGCATATCGGCGACGAGATCGCGGACGGCATCTGGATCCAGGCGCCGGACGCGCCGCGCCCCTTGTCGCTGTTCGACGGCCCGCGCGTCGACTTCAGCCTGGCGCGGCTGCGCCACTATACCGGCACGCCCGCCGAGCATACGCAGCGCTACATCCTGTTCACCAACTATGTCCGCTACGTCGACGAATTCGTCCGCTGGGCGGTGGAGGAATTGGGCCGCGAAGGGAGCCCCTATAGCGCCTTGTCGGCGCCGGGCGGCGTCTATGTGACGAAGGATACGCCGGATGCCGAGGCGCTGGTCGCGAACGGCAATTGGCGCAAGCACCAGATGCCGGCCTATCATTTGATCGCGAAGGAGGGGCTGGGCGTCACGCTCGTCAATATCGGCGTCGGACCGTCCAACGCGAAGACGATCTGCGATCACCTCGCCGTGCTGCGGCCTGAAGCGTGGCTGATGATCGGCCATTGCGGCGGCCTCCGCCCCAGCCAGACGATCGGCGACTATGTCCTCGCCCACGCCTATCTGCGCGACGATCATGTGCTGGACGACGTGCTGCCGGTCGAAGTGCCGATCCCGGCTATCGCCGAAGTGCAGCAGGCGATGTTCAACGCCGCCTTGCGCGTGACGGGGGAGGATGCGGCGGATTTGAAGCGCCGCCTGCGCACCGGGACGGTGGTGACGACCGACGACCGCAATTGGGAATTGCGCTTCGCCCAATCCTCGCTGCGCTTCAACCAGAGCCGCGCGGTCGCGATCGACATGGAATCGGCGACGGTCGCGGCGCAGGGCTATCGCTTCCGCGTGCCTTATGGGACGCTCCTCTGCGTGTCAGACAAGCCGCTGCACGGCGAGATCAAGCTGCCCGGACAGGCGAACAGTTTTTACGAACGCGCGATCAGCCAGCATCTGCGGATCGGGATCGAGACCCTGTCGATCCTGCGCGAGGAAGGCGACACGCTGCACAGCCGCAAGCTCAGGAGCTTCGACGAGCCGCCGTTTCGCTAA